The following proteins come from a genomic window of Clupea harengus chromosome 22, Ch_v2.0.2, whole genome shotgun sequence:
- the rps6 gene encoding 40S ribosomal protein S6 has translation MKLNISFPATGCQKLIEVDDERKLRTFYEKRMATEVPADPLGDEWKGYVVRISGGNDKQGFPMKQGVLTTGRVRLLLSKGHSCYRPRRTGERKRKSVRGCIVDANLSVLNLVIVRKGENEIPGLTDSTVPRRLGPKRASKIRKLFNLSKEDDVRQYVVRRPLTKEGKKPRTKAPKIQRLVTPRVLQHKRRRIALKRQRTLKNKDEAADYAKLLAKRMKEAKEKRQEQIKKRRRLSSLRQSTSKSESSQK, from the exons ATGAAG ctGAATATTTCATTTCCGGCCACGGGCTGCCAGAAGCTTATCGAAGTTGACGATGAGCGCAAGCTGCGTACCTTCTATGAGAAGCGTATGGCTACTGAGGTACCTGCCGACCCCTTGGGAGATGAATGGAAG GGCTATGTTGTGCGCATCAGCGGTGGAAACGACAAGCAGGGCTTTCCCATGAAGCAGGGTGTGCTGACCACTGGCCGTGTGCGTCTCCTGCTCAGCAAGGGACACTCCTGCTACCGCCCTCGTCGTACTGGCGAGCGCAAACGCAAGTCTGTCCGCGGATGCATTGTGGACGCCAACCTCAGTGTGCTCAATCTGGTCATCGTCAGGAAAG GTGAGAACGAGATCCCAGGCCTGACCGACAGCACCGTGCCCCGCCGTCTTGGACCCAAAAGGGCCAGCAAGATCCGCAAGCTCTTCAACCTGTCCAAGGAGGATGATGTCAGACAGTATGTGGTCAGAAGACCCCTGACTAAGGAGG GTAAGAAGCCCAGGACCAAGGCCCCCAAGATCCAGCGCCTGGTGACCCCCCGCGTGCTGCAGCACAAGCGCCGCCGCATTGCACTCAAGAGACAGCGCACCCTGAAGAACAAGGACGAGGCTGCAGACTATGCCAAGCTGCTGGCCAAGAGGATGAAG gaggcCAAAGAGAAGCGTCAAGAGCAGATCAAAAAGAGACGTCGCCTCTCCTCCCTGCGTCAATCCACATCCAAGTCCGAGTCCAGCCAGAAGTGA
- the LOC116218314 gene encoding stabilizer of axonemal microtubules 2-like yields the protein MKSHYSCQICNVTCGGHRSPTVPSVFPASCSTDAVCHLTEYRDKFHPHGTTAKRNSKKICPEYEPLEGEMSANSTFQSDYVAHPVQQRSPKPIKAYTAPTGPMLLKTTYMNDFRMYPVHKNTVHKNTQVEEYKAPTRKMDTLSEYNDVYRAMEPQPQKSYKTIDNLKVNEGILDMTTTSQVAYCLKTEPSTRKSFKPEQKLKESALPFEGKSVYRQMYIPHPVQRESRKPKIPYRPSSAPFQAISTHQQDYKGDRSSAVQSCKVKATWEPRSTPFEGESEFQDKFQAWPVRPATSARKAAQYSQPEGDVELTSLAHNDFRGAPGCPAISARPIIKAWSKGKPFEARSTTQDHFRAWEGAKRSKSMKSTPTRLPLSSFEGTTTFRAEFTPKKAEHITSFKPVQRILSQGAMESETIYRSTFKKYEVHPCPACLSHRSEGQVLSLGKNGYIRC from the exons ATGAAGAGCCACTACTCATGCCAGATCTGTAACGTTACTTGCGG TGGACACCGTAGTCCCACGGTGCCTAGCGTTTTCCCTGCATCCTGCTCCACAGATGCAGTGTGCCACCTCACTGAGTACAGGGACAAGTTCCACCCCCATGGCACCACTGCCAAACGAAACTCCAAAAAGATCTGTCCTGAGTATGAACCTTTGGAGGGGGAAATGTCAGCAAACAGCACCTTCCA GTCAGACTATGTTGCTCATCCAGTACAACAGAGATCACCCAAACCCATCAAAGCATATACCGCACCAACAGGACCGATGCTCCTGAAAACCACATACATGAATGACTTCAGAATGTACCCTGTCCACAAGAACACTGTCCACAAGAACACACAGGTTGAGGAATACAAGGCACCCACCAGAAAGATGGATACCCTGTCTGAATATAATG ATGTATATCGTGCCATGGAACCCCAGCCACAGAAGTCCTACAAGACTATTGACAACCTTAAAGTGAATGAGGGGATACTTGACATGACCACAACTTCCCAAGTTGCCTACTGCTTAAAGACTGAGCCTAGCACACGTAAGAGCTTCAAACCTGAACAGAAGCTGAAGGAGTCTGCCCTTCCATTTGAGGGCAAAAGTGTCTATCGCCAGATGTACATCCCACACCCGGTTCAAAGGGAGTCCCGAAAGCCAAAGATCCCCTACAGACCCAGCAGTGCCCCGTTCCAAGCCATTTCTACCCATCAACAAGACTACAAGGGTGACAGATCCTCAGCTGTTCAGTCCTGCAAAGTCAAGGCCACTTGGGAGCCCAGGTCGACGCCTTTTGAAGGGGAAAGTGAGTTTCAGGATAAATTCCAGGCGTGGCCCGTCAGACCTGCCACCAGTGCTCGCAAAGCAGCACAGTACTCCCAACCAGAGGGCGACGTAGAGCTCACATCCCTGGCTCACAATGACTTCAGGGGAGCTCCAGGCTGTCCAGCAATATCAGCACGACCAATTATTAAAGCCTGGAGCAAGGGGAAGCCCTTTGAGGCTCGCTCCACAACACAAGACCATTTCAGGGCCTGGGAGGGAGCAAAGAGAAGCAAGTCCATGAAGTCTACACCCACACGTCTACCTTTGTCTTCCTTTGAGGGCACCACCACCTTCCGTGCAGAATTCACACCAAAGAAAGCAGAGCACATCACTAGTTTTAAGCCAGTCCAGAGGATCCTGAGCCAGGGTGCTATGGAGTCTGAAACAATCTACCGCAGCACCTTTAAGAAGTATGAGGTCCACCCTTGCCCTGCATGTTTGAGTCACCGGTCAGAGGGCCAAGTTTTGTCTTTGGGTAAGAATGGGTACATCCGGTGCTAA